A genome region from Colwellia sp. Arc7-D includes the following:
- the recB gene encoding exodeoxyribonuclease V subunit beta, producing the protein MKNLNANTIALQGKHLIEASAGTGKTHNITRIFLRLLLERELPIEQILVMTFTKDATEEIRGRIDDFIRESLHSWDSLIVSDDYFKSLSANLATKNIGSREVKARLSQALLYIDEAAIFTIHGFCKRVLNQYAFASGISFNAQMENDTQDITLEACQDWYRVLALDTENNNQAFKLVTEFWPEPGSFINQFSKALSTQNVLNVQDPANISVEFKALVEQAITSLNAHKAMLTESLIDVKKGADREKRQQELDILLTWLAELSANVTGQHGKMPDAFIDGRRYARSKVKSELVEIFTAVNTVKKQHPDLAKQLNRAHALLVVRKGIYHIRTEIIRKKLQANVMGFDDLISTLNDCLTNEKEHDSGQEPGNKPTQVLANSIFSQFPVALIDEFQDTDPQQFSILKAIYYHQPSAALYMIGDPKQAIYGFRGGDIFAYLSARNDCDYQWLMDTNWRSSAAMITGYNRLFYGNKLSEEAKNVFGYQIPYLPVKASPKAHEKVFLDNEFNALQFVHFNVESETKGKDGKDKAVKQSYRANMAAWCANEIVRLLACPDLKMASGDIALLVRDGTEAADIKFALNECGLASVFMSNRANLLQSDETKHLLQVLKGILFLENDRLYTAALASPLMGFNRDKLLQLQHDEQQWQQLKISFEKLRNEWQFKGFISMALQLMHQHFHIDVSDASSNCANSNADRVLTNLLHLFELLQGASQRHRQPQELLFWFEQQSQIDNPEVEAELRLESDENLIRIITQHGSKGMEYPVVFVPFATRHKDPLKFGTRNVTFIEHHDENGAIHHSLDGSEEAKTRMAAEAYAEAIRLLYVAVTRAEKRCYILSTAFDNFEKSPLGKTLKWSAATDIVQSLQQLAQDNPDEVALEMLDNYLPEANLPKANLSEAKLAENTLGRLTTESMSDKCNVLAEPTVAKFNGKIERDWWLSSFSALSKNLRHNGVSAPDRDTEEAMFADEQADLFTLPKKAIELRFSLTKGAQTGNLLHDILEQTDFSTPDWQKSCHWPLVKYGAINGDININHDNSTTVQNTLGNVNNSPIESSDSAPNEQGQALLVEWLEAVLQTPLNLDNTLSLKQLAPQDTLRETEFYYPMRSASSSDLTKLLTKHRNNLVTTNTSNSRAKQHRVHLPSYQQLKGMMHGFIDLIFQADGKYYVCDYKSSHLGNEYSDYNDAIMRQNIEKSHYDLQYLIYALALHRHLKYALADYDPAQHFGGIYYLYLRGMTDQKEHQGCGVYYRQITLEELEQLDSIFAGETTHV; encoded by the coding sequence GTGAAGAATTTAAACGCTAATACCATAGCGCTGCAAGGTAAACATTTAATTGAAGCTAGTGCTGGCACAGGTAAAACGCATAATATTACCCGCATATTCTTACGCTTATTATTAGAGCGAGAATTACCGATTGAACAAATTTTGGTAATGACATTCACTAAAGATGCGACAGAAGAAATTCGTGGCCGTATCGATGATTTTATTCGAGAAAGTTTGCATAGCTGGGACAGTTTAATTGTTAGCGACGATTACTTTAAAAGTTTAAGCGCGAACCTAGCCACTAAAAATATTGGTAGCCGTGAAGTAAAAGCACGCTTAAGCCAAGCGTTGTTGTATATCGACGAAGCCGCTATTTTCACTATTCATGGTTTTTGTAAACGGGTTTTAAATCAGTATGCTTTTGCTAGTGGTATTAGTTTTAATGCTCAAATGGAAAATGACACCCAAGATATTACTTTAGAAGCCTGCCAAGATTGGTATCGAGTATTAGCATTAGATACAGAAAACAACAATCAAGCCTTCAAGCTAGTCACTGAGTTTTGGCCAGAGCCAGGTAGTTTTATTAATCAATTCTCTAAAGCGTTATCGACACAAAATGTACTTAACGTGCAAGACCCAGCTAACATAAGTGTTGAATTTAAAGCGTTAGTTGAACAGGCTATTACGAGTTTGAATGCACATAAGGCTATGTTAACCGAGTCGTTAATTGATGTTAAAAAAGGGGCTGATCGTGAAAAACGTCAACAAGAGTTAGATATATTATTAACTTGGCTTGCCGAGTTATCAGCCAATGTAACAGGCCAGCATGGAAAGATGCCTGACGCTTTTATTGATGGCAGACGTTATGCACGATCAAAAGTAAAAAGTGAATTAGTGGAGATTTTTACTGCAGTTAACACCGTTAAAAAACAACACCCTGATTTAGCCAAACAACTTAATCGCGCGCATGCTTTACTGGTAGTCAGAAAAGGCATTTACCATATACGCACTGAAATCATCCGTAAAAAGTTACAAGCCAATGTGATGGGCTTTGACGATTTAATCAGTACGTTAAATGATTGCCTAACTAATGAAAAAGAGCATGACTCTGGACAAGAGCCTGGCAATAAACCAACACAAGTTTTAGCTAACAGCATATTCTCTCAATTTCCTGTTGCGCTTATTGATGAGTTTCAAGATACCGACCCACAGCAGTTTTCGATTTTAAAAGCGATATATTATCATCAGCCAAGTGCTGCGTTGTATATGATTGGCGACCCTAAACAAGCGATTTATGGTTTTCGTGGTGGCGATATTTTTGCATATCTTTCAGCACGCAATGATTGTGATTACCAATGGTTAATGGATACCAATTGGCGATCAAGTGCGGCGATGATCACCGGCTACAATCGTTTGTTTTATGGTAATAAATTATCAGAAGAAGCGAAGAATGTTTTTGGTTATCAAATTCCTTATTTACCAGTTAAAGCCTCACCAAAAGCGCATGAGAAAGTGTTTTTAGATAATGAATTTAACGCTTTGCAGTTTGTGCATTTTAATGTCGAATCAGAAACTAAAGGTAAAGATGGTAAAGACAAGGCTGTTAAGCAAAGTTATCGGGCGAATATGGCCGCCTGGTGTGCCAATGAAATTGTGCGTTTGCTAGCGTGCCCAGATCTTAAAATGGCCAGTGGCGATATCGCGCTATTGGTGCGCGATGGCACTGAAGCGGCAGACATTAAATTTGCCTTAAATGAGTGCGGTTTAGCCAGTGTATTTATGAGTAATCGCGCTAATTTATTGCAGAGCGACGAAACCAAACATTTACTACAAGTGTTAAAAGGTATTTTATTTTTAGAGAATGATCGATTATATACTGCCGCATTAGCCAGCCCGTTAATGGGCTTTAATCGCGATAAACTTTTGCAGTTGCAGCACGACGAGCAGCAATGGCAGCAATTAAAAATTAGTTTTGAAAAGCTGCGTAATGAATGGCAGTTTAAAGGCTTTATCAGTATGGCATTGCAGTTAATGCATCAGCATTTTCATATCGATGTGAGTGATGCCAGCAGCAACTGTGCGAACAGTAACGCCGACCGAGTACTAACTAATTTATTACATTTATTTGAATTGCTACAAGGGGCAAGCCAACGACATCGCCAACCGCAAGAGTTGCTGTTTTGGTTTGAACAACAAAGCCAAATAGACAACCCTGAAGTTGAAGCTGAACTACGTTTAGAAAGTGATGAAAATCTGATCCGCATAATTACACAACATGGCTCTAAGGGCATGGAATACCCAGTGGTATTTGTACCGTTTGCCACGCGTCATAAAGACCCGCTTAAATTTGGCACTCGTAATGTAACTTTTATTGAGCACCATGACGAAAACGGCGCTATTCATCATAGCCTTGATGGCAGTGAAGAAGCTAAAACTCGCATGGCAGCAGAAGCCTATGCAGAAGCGATTCGGTTGCTTTATGTTGCCGTAACACGCGCCGAAAAACGTTGTTATATTCTCAGCACCGCTTTTGACAACTTTGAAAAATCACCTTTAGGTAAAACGCTTAAATGGTCAGCCGCAACTGATATTGTGCAAAGCTTGCAACAACTAGCACAAGACAATCCAGACGAAGTTGCGCTTGAAATGTTAGATAACTACTTACCCGAAGCAAACTTACCTAAAGCAAACTTGTCTGAGGCAAAGCTAGCAGAAAATACCTTAGGTAGATTAACTACTGAAAGTATGTCTGATAAATGTAATGTTTTAGCTGAACCAACTGTGGCGAAATTCAACGGTAAAATTGAACGCGACTGGTGGTTAAGTTCATTTTCAGCCTTGAGCAAAAACTTACGTCATAATGGTGTTTCAGCACCCGATCGTGACACCGAAGAAGCGATGTTTGCTGATGAACAAGCTGATTTATTTACGTTACCTAAAAAGGCCATTGAACTGCGTTTTTCTCTCACCAAAGGCGCTCAAACAGGTAACTTATTGCATGACATTTTAGAGCAAACTGATTTCTCTACGCCAGATTGGCAAAAAAGTTGCCATTGGCCGTTGGTAAAATATGGCGCTATCAACGGCGATATCAATATCAATCATGATAACAGTACTACAGTTCAAAACACGTTAGGCAATGTTAACAACAGTCCAATTGAAAGTAGCGATAGTGCACCGAATGAGCAGGGCCAAGCACTGCTTGTCGAGTGGTTAGAAGCCGTGTTACAAACGCCACTTAACCTTGATAATACTTTGTCATTAAAACAACTCGCACCGCAAGATACCTTGCGTGAAACAGAGTTTTATTATCCTATGCGCTCTGCTAGTAGTAGTGATTTAACCAAACTACTGACAAAACATAGAAACAACCTAGTCACTACTAACACCAGCAACAGTAGAGCAAAGCAACATCGTGTACATTTACCATCGTATCAACAGCTAAAAGGTATGATGCATGGCTTTATCGATTTAATCTTTCAAGCCGATGGTAAATATTATGTTTGTGATTATAAATCTAGCCATTTAGGTAACGAATATAGTGACTATAACGATGCGATAATGCGCCAAAATATTGAAAAAAGTCACTATGATTTACAGTATCTTATCTACGCCTTAGCACTGCACCGACATTTAAAATATGCGTTAGCCGATTACGATCCTGCGCAGCATTTTGGTGGTATTTATTATCTATATTTGCGTGGCATGACAGATCAAAAAGAACATCAAGGGTGCGGAGTTTATTATCGTCAAATTACCCTCGAAGAATTAGAGCAACTAGACAGTATTTTTGCAGGAGAAACTACGCATGTCTGA
- the recD gene encoding exodeoxyribonuclease V subunit alpha yields MSEPVINIESKVTHQSETIYASFQHANRQLDGLVAVDYFFAKEINQCLIFKPDSTSLLELNQEIKQRQWFHLLIALSASLRDGHSCLPLAQVAGKRLFTAGMNESNSETKGFLFSDLNTLTALVAELLLTDPNNENAFEQPIVCSHERLYLRRYYQFEQELKQVVRQRRIIKSASDAPSNNSIEALDEVGNIKSIIGSLFPDLAQLNDVQPSEIDWQAVAVANAINKDFAIIAGGPGTGKTYTVTKLLAALLMLARTKSNNSDSFTIPNISLVAPTGKAAQRLSESITSAVKAFRGSIDDKILDLIPEQAKTLHRLLGVIPDQVNFRHHQENQLNIDILLIDEVSMVDLPMMTRIFRALPTKTKVILLGDADQLPSVAVGSVLADFAPRPHLGYSAVNHQYLAQVTGYNSLTKVETAEANNSQYSAADCVTFLLKSRRFDGEGGIGRIANFVINGQYQESWQLLKQNETQDNASPNQGLSKDKQLTLLSGSIETWLAPLVEQYYLGLFQCKKVEEAFALLAKFRILSSTRKGPQGVESLNALVIDILRNKGAIPFNRFESNTHLYAAQPIMINENDYRLGVYNGDIGVLWRNTQGHLMAVFENAKGGLDWILPSRLPKFETVYAMTIHKTQGSEFDHVAMVLPEQKDNRLLSRELLYTGITRAKKHLSIASSQSVWQSGVSQQVNRHSGLAID; encoded by the coding sequence ATGTCTGAACCTGTAATTAACATCGAAAGCAAAGTTACTCACCAATCAGAAACTATTTATGCATCGTTTCAACATGCTAATCGTCAATTAGATGGGTTAGTTGCCGTAGATTATTTTTTCGCGAAAGAAATTAACCAGTGTCTGATTTTTAAACCTGATAGCACTTCATTACTAGAACTGAACCAAGAAATTAAGCAACGGCAATGGTTTCACTTATTAATTGCCTTAAGTGCAAGCTTACGAGACGGTCATAGTTGCTTGCCGCTTGCGCAAGTGGCGGGAAAACGCTTATTTACTGCCGGTATGAATGAAAGTAACTCAGAAACTAAGGGCTTCTTATTTTCTGATTTAAATACGCTCACCGCACTGGTGGCTGAATTACTGTTGACTGATCCAAATAATGAAAATGCATTTGAACAACCCATAGTATGTAGTCATGAACGGTTGTATTTGCGCCGTTATTATCAATTTGAACAAGAATTAAAACAAGTAGTTCGCCAACGTCGAATCATAAAAAGTGCATCAGACGCACCTTCAAATAATAGCATTGAGGCACTTGATGAAGTTGGCAATATTAAAAGCATCATCGGAAGTTTGTTTCCAGATTTAGCACAACTAAACGATGTTCAACCTAGCGAAATTGATTGGCAAGCCGTTGCTGTTGCCAATGCCATTAACAAAGACTTTGCTATTATTGCTGGTGGCCCAGGTACAGGAAAAACCTATACAGTTACCAAGTTACTTGCCGCACTGTTGATGCTTGCTCGCACCAAAAGTAACAATAGCGATAGCTTTACTATTCCAAATATTTCTTTAGTTGCGCCTACCGGTAAAGCCGCACAACGATTATCTGAATCAATTACCAGTGCAGTTAAAGCGTTTCGCGGCAGTATTGATGACAAAATATTAGACCTAATTCCAGAGCAAGCAAAAACCCTTCATAGACTATTGGGGGTTATTCCCGATCAGGTAAACTTTCGTCATCATCAAGAGAATCAACTCAACATTGATATTCTATTGATTGATGAAGTCTCTATGGTTGATTTACCTATGATGACACGAATTTTTCGCGCCTTGCCGACTAAAACTAAGGTTATTTTATTGGGTGATGCCGACCAATTACCCTCAGTTGCTGTTGGCAGTGTTTTAGCCGATTTTGCGCCGCGTCCTCACCTAGGTTATAGCGCCGTAAATCACCAATATTTAGCGCAAGTAACGGGTTATAACTCGCTCACTAAAGTTGAAACAGCTGAAGCTAATAACAGCCAGTACAGTGCTGCCGACTGTGTAACATTTCTCCTAAAAAGTCGCCGTTTCGATGGTGAGGGTGGCATAGGCAGAATTGCGAATTTTGTCATTAATGGTCAATACCAAGAAAGTTGGCAGCTATTAAAGCAAAATGAAACACAAGATAATGCGTCGCCAAACCAAGGCCTTAGCAAAGACAAACAGTTAACATTATTATCAGGCAGCATTGAAACCTGGTTAGCTCCCCTTGTTGAACAATATTACTTGGGCCTGTTTCAATGTAAAAAGGTTGAAGAGGCTTTCGCGTTATTGGCAAAATTTAGAATTTTATCGTCAACTCGCAAAGGCCCGCAAGGTGTTGAAAGTCTGAATGCTTTAGTGATTGATATTTTACGTAATAAAGGTGCTATTCCATTTAACCGCTTTGAATCAAATACTCATTTATATGCTGCGCAGCCGATCATGATCAACGAAAATGACTATCGCTTAGGCGTTTATAATGGCGATATTGGCGTACTTTGGCGTAATACCCAAGGGCATTTAATGGCGGTATTTGAGAATGCAAAGGGTGGGTTAGATTGGATTTTACCCTCGCGTTTGCCTAAGTTTGAAACGGTATACGCGATGACTATTCATAAAACCCAAGGCAGTGAGTTTGACCATGTTGCAATGGTGCTGCCAGAGCAAAAAGACAATAGATTATTGTCGCGCGAATTATTATATACTGGCATTACTCGAGCGAAAAAACATTTAAGCATCGCCAGTAGCCAAAGTGTTTGGCAAAGTGGCGTGAGCCAACAAGTAAATAGACATTCTGGGTTGGCGATTGACTAG
- a CDS encoding DUF3087 family protein, producing the protein MKLKDIDKAVYRKHLNIIIVGFIASLLTLALVYGQALIMLFADSTQLLTTPANVTTGELVNEATGTESNFSYNFMGVLLALLTCVFALHRLRFSAFFSEVYYVWQVKQQQNLIYRKLKKIKVAAGADEVNVNALIILNFYYASLKQVYLLDDNTLTMSKLNTDINELNSQLENLNLTLSTDQFEPSMLADF; encoded by the coding sequence ATGAAGTTAAAAGACATTGATAAAGCCGTTTACCGTAAACATTTAAATATTATTATTGTTGGCTTTATTGCCAGCTTACTTACCCTAGCACTGGTGTATGGACAAGCACTAATTATGTTATTTGCTGATAGTACACAGTTATTGACTACCCCTGCTAATGTTACAACGGGCGAATTAGTTAATGAGGCTACAGGTACAGAAAGTAACTTTAGCTACAACTTTATGGGTGTATTGCTCGCGTTATTAACTTGTGTTTTCGCGCTTCATAGATTGCGATTTAGCGCATTTTTTAGTGAAGTGTATTATGTTTGGCAAGTTAAACAGCAGCAAAACTTGATTTACCGTAAACTGAAAAAAATTAAAGTGGCTGCAGGAGCTGACGAGGTAAACGTCAATGCGTTAATTATTTTGAATTTTTATTATGCGAGTTTAAAACAAGTGTATTTATTAGATGACAATACGCTCACAATGTCTAAACTCAATACTGATATAAACGAATTAAATAGCCAATTAGAAAATCTAAATTTAACATTATCAACCGACCAGTTTGAACCATCAATGTTGGCTGATTTTTAA
- a CDS encoding VOC family protein: MIGYVTLGTNNLERAVAFYDELLATIGAQRFLETDKFIAWSRSPEEAGISITKPFDGKPATVGNGVMVAIMLHSTDEVDAFYKKALELGATCEGPAGPRAELDGFYAGYFRDLDGNKLNAFYLDMPMA; this comes from the coding sequence ATGATAGGTTACGTTACTTTAGGTACAAATAATTTAGAGCGAGCCGTCGCTTTTTATGATGAATTGCTTGCCACAATTGGCGCACAGCGTTTTTTAGAAACCGATAAATTTATTGCTTGGTCAAGATCGCCTGAAGAAGCGGGTATATCTATCACGAAACCTTTTGACGGTAAGCCAGCAACTGTGGGTAACGGCGTTATGGTTGCTATCATGCTTCACTCTACAGATGAAGTAGATGCTTTTTATAAAAAAGCGCTTGAACTCGGTGCAACTTGCGAAGGGCCTGCTGGGCCAAGAGCTGAATTAGACGGTTTTTATGCGGGCTATTTTAGAGATTTAGATGGCAATAAACTTAATGCTTTTTATTTAGATATGCCAATGGCTTAA
- a CDS encoding DUF5062 family protein: MKKLKNEAELLKKAITIGEGYAKNRGYKGFSATNAAKEKIESLYRLLVNDKLIQPLPKDGEDLASMKHKLALWIAKQLPADHPLLK; the protein is encoded by the coding sequence ATGAAGAAGTTAAAAAACGAAGCAGAACTATTAAAAAAAGCCATAACAATTGGTGAAGGCTACGCGAAAAATCGTGGTTATAAAGGCTTTTCGGCAACCAATGCCGCAAAGGAAAAAATTGAAAGCTTATACCGTTTGCTAGTTAACGATAAGCTTATTCAACCTTTACCAAAAGACGGTGAAGACTTAGCCAGCATGAAGCACAAATTAGCGTTATGGATTGCTAAACAGCTTCCTGCTGATCATCCTTTGCTAAAATAG
- a CDS encoding DUF2986 domain-containing protein, translating into MNRKKKINQTLKSKLKKMNAKLQNSNKPKYVSKAERAAIAANEAEGSDVSSNEATPDNSADSLVDNSAENNANNDAKNDAK; encoded by the coding sequence ATGAACCGTAAAAAGAAAATTAACCAAACGTTGAAGTCAAAGCTTAAAAAAATGAATGCTAAGCTGCAAAATTCGAATAAGCCTAAGTACGTTTCAAAAGCAGAACGTGCGGCTATTGCAGCAAATGAAGCTGAAGGTTCTGATGTAAGCTCTAATGAAGCAACTCCTGATAATTCAGCGGATAGCTTGGTCGATAATTCAGCCGAGAATAACGCTAATAATGACGCGAAGAATGATGCGAAATAA
- a CDS encoding shikimate kinase — MADIKTHLKRVVIFGNSAAGKSSLAKVIATQHQLAHLDLDTLAWYPITEQSPMPQRQPIDVSVSEINSFIEQNNQWVIEGCYSDLLVHTLEKCSEILFLNLPIILCISNAKNRPWEPHKYQSKADQDANLPMLIDWISQYEHRTDTFSKVAHQQLYDEFLGEKTQRVDNQ; from the coding sequence ATGGCAGACATTAAGACCCACCTCAAAAGAGTTGTCATTTTTGGCAATTCGGCTGCCGGAAAGTCCAGTCTAGCCAAAGTTATAGCAACACAACATCAACTTGCCCATTTAGATTTAGACACTTTAGCTTGGTATCCAATCACCGAACAATCACCGATGCCGCAGCGACAACCTATTGATGTGTCTGTTAGCGAGATAAATAGCTTTATCGAGCAAAATAATCAGTGGGTAATAGAAGGCTGTTATAGTGACTTACTCGTTCACACATTAGAAAAATGTAGTGAAATTTTATTCTTAAACTTACCGATTATATTATGTATCAGTAATGCGAAAAACCGTCCTTGGGAGCCGCATAAATATCAATCTAAAGCAGACCAAGATGCTAACTTACCTATGCTGATTGATTGGATCTCACAATACGAACATCGCACAGATACTTTTTCAAAAGTTGCTCATCAACAGCTCTATGATGAATTTTTGGGTGAAAAGACTCAACGTGTAGACAATCAGTAG